A region from the Cannabis sativa cultivar Pink pepper isolate KNU-18-1 chromosome 9, ASM2916894v1, whole genome shotgun sequence genome encodes:
- the LOC115721725 gene encoding AT-hook motif nuclear-localized protein 19, whose product MELAANNSPVLQNNKRSSSEILHHHNHQEERDNDIDDDDRDEPREGAVEVGNRRPRGRPPGSKNKPKPPIFVTRDSPNALKSHVMEVAGGADVAESVAQFARRRQRGVCVLSGSGSVANVTLRQPSSAGSAVVALHGRFEILSLTGAFLPGPAPPGSTGLTVYLSGGQGQVVGGSVVGSLVAAGPVMVIAATFANATYERLPLEDEEEAAGSGGHGGGGGAEDSPTGMTNGGGGGHMGEGQGLADPSAMPPVYNNLPPNLIPNGAHHHHQLGPAHDSYPWSHPRPSY is encoded by the coding sequence ATGGAGCTGGCAGCAAACAACTCACCTGTACTACAAAACAACAAACGATCATCATCAGAGATCCTCCACCACCACAACCACCAAGAAGAACGAGACAACGACATTGACGATGACGACAGGGACGAGCCTAGGGAGGGAGCCGTGGAGGTTGGAAACCGCAGGCCCAGAGGCCGTCCCCCCGGTTCCAAAAACAAGCCAAAGCCTCCCATCTTCGTAACAAGGGACAGCCCAAACGCCCTAAAGAGCCACGTCATGGAGGTGGCCGGAGGCGCTGATGTGGCAGAGAGCGTCGCCCAATTCGCCCGCCGCCGTCAACGCGGTGTTTGCGTGCTTAGCGGCAGTGGCTCCGTGGCCAACGTAACCCTCAGACAACCCTCTTCAGCTGGCAGCGCGGTCGTAGCCCTTCACGGCCGCTTTGAGATTCTTTCTCTAACTGGAGCTTTCCTTCCCGGACCGGCTCCCCCTGGATCGACTGGGCTCACGGTTTACCTGTCTGGGGGACAAGGCCAGGTGGTTGGAGGGAGCGTGGTCGGTTCTCTGGTGGCAGCTGGGCCGGTGATGGTGATTGCTGCCACTTTCGCCAATGCTACATATGAGAGACTGCCTTTGGAAGATGaagaggaggcggctggaagtGGAGGACATGGCGGAGGAGGTGGCGCTGAGGATTCGCCGACTGGGATGACTAATGGTGGTGGCGGAGGACACATGGGGGAAGGTCAGGGATTGGCTGATCCGTCGGCTATGCCCCCTGTTTACAATAATCTTCCTCCAAATCTCATACCTAATGgagctcatcatcatcatcagttgGGACCTGCCCATGATTCTTATCCTTGGTCTCATCCTCGGCCCTCTTATTGA